One Helicobacter suis HS1 genomic window, TTCTCTTTGAAAATTCCTATGATGATACGATCAATGCCACCATGCGCGAGTATATCCACCGCATCGCTAAGATTATCCACGCACTCCCCGATCAAATAAGAATTGATGTACGCGGGTTTACAGATAATACACCCCTCCCCTCTAATTCAAGGTTTAGAGATCACTACGCCCTTGCTGCTAGCCGTGCTTATAAAGTCATGAAAGTCTTGCTTAGCGATGGAATTGATCCACAAAAACTCTCTTTTACCTCCTATGGCAAGAATGATCCTATTGCCCCTAATAACAGCCTAGAGGAACGCCTGCACAATAACCGTGTGGAGATTTTCTTCCATGCCGATCAACAAAGCGTTGTAAAAATCCGCTCAATTTTAGATCGCAATTTTAGTAGTGAAAATCGTTGATCCGTCTTCTTTATTTTCTCTTTGTCCCTCTTTTGGCTCTGCCAACCGGTGAACAGTTACTCAGAGAAGAGCAAATGCAACTGCCTAAAAATCCTATTCAAGCCCTCTTTTTTAGCCAAAAACAGCCCTATACTTCTTGGAGTAAAGAATATGGAGTTTATCGCACCAAACACATTTTAGAAATTGAGGCACTGGTTAAACAAGTACATATCAATAAAATTAGCTTAAATCGCGGCCATTGCGCCCTCTTGCCCATCTTGCCTAGCTATGTTTTGAGTTTGCATGAAAAAATGCGCTATGAAGTCTTTTGTGAGGGGGCATTGCGCGTAGAAATTGATACTGATTTTGGCACGCAGGTATTACACCTGCAAGAGGATTTACCCTAGTGGCTTTTTTTAAATTTT contains:
- the motB gene encoding flagellar motor protein MotB; its protein translation is MAAKKAKPVECPAGERWAVPYADFLSLLLALFIALYAISVVNKSKVKALKKEFLKIFDYAPRPDSMQPVITIPPAPGDTQTSMETESSKANENSNRSQVSITKIGQGAILEQIAQGVVLKLPSSLLFENSYDDTINATMREYIHRIAKIIHALPDQIRIDVRGFTDNTPLPSNSRFRDHYALAASRAYKVMKVLLSDGIDPQKLSFTSYGKNDPIAPNNSLEERLHNNRVEIFFHADQQSVVKIRSILDRNFSSENR